One window from the genome of Nicotiana sylvestris chromosome 9, ASM39365v2, whole genome shotgun sequence encodes:
- the LOC138877483 gene encoding uncharacterized protein, which yields MEVAEMRMLKRMCEHTKLDRIRNEVIRDKVRADAIEDKMRKARLRWFGHVRRRSIDAPVRRCGRLTLEGLQRGRGRTKKWSGEVIRQDMVQLQLIEDMTLDRSIVLS from the exons ATggaggtagcagagatgaggatgttgaaaAGGATGTGCGAGCATACCAAGTTAGATAGGATCAGAAATGAAGTTATTCGTGATAAGGTGCGTGCGGACGCTATTGAGGACAAGATGAGAAAAGCGCggcttaggtggtttggtcatgtgaggaggaggagcATAGACGCCCCAGTGAGGAGGTGTGggaggttgacattggagggcctgcagagaggtagaggtaggaCAAAGAAGTGGtcgggagaggtgattaggcaagacatggtgCAGCTTCAGCTgatcgaggacatgacccttgatagaag TATTGTCCTTTCTTga